One genomic region from Streptomyces sp. Li-HN-5-11 encodes:
- a CDS encoding PadR family transcriptional regulator gives MPLHHAVLALLAEGPNHGYELKGRFEEAIGPQWGGLNIGHLYQILDRLVRDGYVTRSQVTQSDRPDKTRYTLTAAGRDELRDWATSAWVRTGGFRDELFLKLFGASSLGPDALGALVTAQRQTYLSELAGLTRLRRTHANDPLVALLIEAAIAHTKADLNLVDTAAERLSPLAERNAAAEERTEERAAAQTRVDAEAEEAAGRRRARREG, from the coding sequence ATGCCACTGCATCACGCGGTGCTCGCCCTGCTCGCCGAGGGACCCAACCACGGGTACGAGCTGAAGGGGCGCTTCGAGGAGGCCATCGGCCCCCAGTGGGGCGGCCTCAACATCGGTCACCTGTACCAGATCCTGGACCGGCTGGTCCGCGACGGCTACGTCACCCGGTCCCAGGTGACGCAGTCGGACCGGCCCGACAAGACCCGTTACACGCTCACCGCGGCCGGGCGGGACGAGTTGCGGGACTGGGCGACCAGCGCGTGGGTGCGCACGGGCGGGTTCCGCGACGAACTGTTCCTGAAGCTGTTCGGCGCCTCCTCGCTCGGCCCGGACGCCCTCGGCGCCCTCGTCACGGCGCAGCGCCAGACGTACCTCTCCGAGCTGGCCGGTCTCACCAGGCTGCGGCGCACCCACGCGAACGATCCTCTGGTGGCCCTGCTCATCGAGGCGGCCATCGCCCACACCAAGGCGGACCTGAACCTCGTCGACACCGCCGCCGAACGACTCTCCCCGCTGGCCGAGCGGAACGCGGCGGCGGAGGAACGGACGGAGGAACGGGCGGCGGCGCAGACCCGGGTCGACGCGGAAGCGGAGGAGGCCGCGGGGAGGCGGCGGGCGCGCCGAGAGGGATGA
- a CDS encoding ABC transporter ATP-binding protein — translation MGETVDVSLRGVTRRYPGLTALDAVDLEIEDGSAVALTGPSGSGKSTVLHLLGGMDRPDDGTVEADGTALTPRQLDAHRRRVGFVFQRFHLLPALTVLDNVLAPVLPRRVDFDRRERATELLEAVGLADRADALPSELSGGQQQRVAISRALINRPGLLLADEPTGNLDSVIGREIIDLLLSLRERYGMTMLVATHDPEVAANCDRIVRLHDGRIAGDERVAPAPDVLNRLGGLRP, via the coding sequence GTGGGCGAGACCGTGGACGTGTCGTTGAGAGGCGTGACGCGCCGATATCCCGGGTTGACCGCGCTGGACGCCGTCGACCTGGAGATCGAGGACGGCTCGGCGGTCGCGCTCACCGGCCCCTCGGGCTCCGGGAAGTCCACCGTGCTGCACCTGCTCGGCGGCATGGACCGGCCCGACGACGGCACCGTGGAGGCCGACGGCACCGCCCTGACGCCACGTCAACTCGACGCGCACCGCCGTCGGGTCGGCTTCGTCTTCCAGCGCTTCCACCTGCTGCCCGCGCTGACCGTGCTGGACAACGTCCTCGCACCCGTCCTGCCCCGCCGCGTGGACTTCGACCGGCGGGAGCGCGCGACGGAGCTCCTGGAGGCGGTCGGCCTCGCCGACCGCGCCGACGCGCTGCCCTCGGAACTCTCCGGCGGCCAGCAGCAACGCGTGGCGATCTCCCGCGCCCTGATCAACCGGCCCGGACTGCTGCTCGCCGACGAGCCGACCGGCAACCTGGACAGCGTGATCGGCCGGGAGATCATCGACCTGCTGCTGTCGCTGCGGGAGCGCTACGGCATGACGATGCTGGTCGCGACCCACGACCCCGAGGTCGCCGCGAACTGCGACCGGATCGTACGGCTGCACGACGGCCGCATCGCGGGCGACGAACGCGTCGCACCGGCCCCCGACGTACTGAACCGGCTCGGAGGCCTGCGTCCGTGA
- a CDS encoding ABC transporter permease yields the protein MILSQLRRRRARALALATGILVAATSFTLLTSTVTTSQAQTTGLVQRNARSAYDVLVRPPGTDTAVERQRGLVQANFLSGVFGGITLDQYRRIKNMAGVQIAAPVANIGYLMVDGILRVDVSRFLDGTAPAQLLRLKPRLSAGLGNYPVADQYVYLTRNPIAVRDDLMAETGMTGLDQETAADGRKYWVCWYYNGDKSDTALGRDGKTLTPQAEPPYNPTPKSPYDADARARMTCQSGKGKATAEIPVAFPVLLSAVDPAAEDRLVGLGDAVTSGRMLTEEDRPVWAPDPWDDGPVSSRQHDYQVPVMLSSHTLTGGTLKATVERLDAGAPAALPAKLGSPAAHTFVNGLHGTTVGQVTADLDPAFQSANKAWNFNAGSYWTVGPVDYGTTAAGLAARTRPAQPSGVWQNGLGGSLRTDIPEENSGPQYRTVTNRPSTDCMAVRTCSGADSGRAPVPTLRPVGRYDTAKLRGFSALSDVPLETYRSPQATGADAASRTALGNQPMRPDRNLGGYLAPPPTLLTTLDSISAFTHSRHTPTAQEKAPVSAIRIRVAGVTGVDPASRARVNSVAGQIRAAYPQLHVEVTVGSSPAPQTIELPSHIRISENWAAKGVALRILRAVDTKSAVLFVLILVVCALFLAQAALASVRSRRTEIGTLRCVGWSASEVLRLILGELAVIGLVAGALGSLLAYALGALLGLRHSAAEAALVLPVALLLALAAGLLPAWRATRLGPLDAVTAPVTATRRATAVRSVPGLALRNLLRVRGRTLLGAAGLALGVAAFTVLLSLTLAFRGEVAGSLLGDAVIARARAADYLSVALSLLLGAAGAVDVLVLSQRERAADLAVLRATGWTNRELARLSLYEGLGLALLGGLTGAAAGLATVVTLGQGVLSGHLAGVAAATLLAIAAAVLLVCGALTIPIRSQSRIAPARVLAVD from the coding sequence ATGATCCTCTCCCAGTTACGCAGACGGCGTGCCCGCGCCCTCGCCCTGGCGACCGGCATCCTGGTGGCCGCCACCAGCTTCACGCTGCTCACCTCGACCGTGACCACCAGCCAGGCGCAGACCACCGGACTCGTACAGCGCAACGCCCGCTCCGCCTACGACGTCCTGGTCCGCCCGCCCGGCACCGACACCGCCGTCGAGCGGCAACGCGGGCTCGTCCAGGCCAACTTCCTCTCCGGCGTCTTCGGCGGCATCACCCTCGACCAGTACCGGCGGATCAAGAACATGGCCGGAGTGCAGATCGCCGCACCCGTCGCCAACATCGGCTACCTCATGGTCGACGGCATCCTCCGCGTCGACGTCTCCCGCTTCCTCGACGGCACGGCACCCGCCCAGCTCCTCCGCCTCAAGCCGCGGCTGTCGGCCGGCCTCGGCAACTACCCCGTCGCCGACCAGTACGTCTACCTCACCCGCAACCCGATCGCCGTCCGCGACGACCTGATGGCCGAGACCGGCATGACCGGCCTCGACCAGGAGACCGCGGCGGACGGCCGGAAGTACTGGGTCTGCTGGTACTACAACGGCGACAAGTCCGACACGGCGCTGGGGCGCGACGGCAAGACGCTGACCCCGCAGGCCGAACCGCCGTACAACCCCACGCCGAAGTCACCGTACGACGCCGACGCGCGCGCGAGAATGACCTGCCAGTCCGGAAAGGGCAAGGCCACGGCCGAGATACCGGTCGCCTTCCCCGTACTGCTGTCCGCGGTCGACCCGGCGGCCGAAGACCGGCTCGTCGGCCTCGGCGACGCCGTCACCTCGGGCCGGATGCTCACCGAGGAGGACCGGCCGGTCTGGGCCCCCGACCCCTGGGACGACGGCCCGGTCTCCAGCAGGCAGCACGACTACCAGGTGCCGGTCATGCTCAGCAGCCACACCCTGACCGGCGGCACCCTGAAGGCCACCGTCGAACGGCTCGACGCCGGCGCCCCGGCCGCCCTGCCCGCCAAACTGGGCAGCCCGGCCGCCCACACCTTCGTCAACGGCCTGCACGGCACCACCGTCGGCCAGGTCACCGCCGACCTCGACCCGGCGTTCCAGTCCGCCAACAAAGCGTGGAACTTCAACGCCGGCAGCTACTGGACGGTCGGTCCCGTCGACTACGGCACCACCGCGGCCGGCCTCGCGGCCCGGACCCGCCCCGCGCAGCCGTCCGGTGTCTGGCAGAACGGCCTCGGCGGCAGCCTGAGAACGGACATCCCCGAGGAGAACTCCGGCCCGCAGTACCGCACGGTCACCAACCGCCCCTCCACCGACTGCATGGCCGTCAGGACGTGCAGCGGCGCGGACTCCGGACGCGCCCCGGTCCCCACCCTGCGCCCGGTGGGCCGCTACGACACCGCCAAGCTGCGCGGGTTCTCCGCGCTCTCCGACGTCCCCCTGGAGACGTACCGCTCCCCGCAGGCCACCGGCGCGGACGCGGCCTCCCGCACGGCCCTCGGCAACCAGCCCATGCGCCCCGACCGCAACCTGGGCGGCTACCTGGCCCCGCCCCCCACCCTCCTCACCACCCTCGACTCGATCTCCGCCTTCACCCACAGCCGCCACACGCCGACGGCCCAGGAAAAGGCGCCGGTCAGCGCCATCCGTATCCGGGTGGCCGGGGTCACGGGCGTCGACCCCGCATCCCGCGCACGGGTCAACTCCGTCGCCGGACAGATCCGCGCCGCCTACCCCCAGCTCCACGTGGAGGTCACCGTCGGCAGTTCGCCCGCCCCGCAGACCATCGAGCTGCCCTCGCACATCAGGATCAGCGAGAACTGGGCCGCCAAGGGTGTCGCCCTGCGCATCCTGCGGGCCGTGGACACCAAGAGCGCGGTGCTGTTCGTCCTGATCCTGGTCGTCTGCGCGCTCTTCCTCGCCCAGGCCGCGCTCGCCTCCGTACGATCACGCCGCACCGAGATCGGCACACTGCGCTGCGTGGGCTGGAGCGCCTCGGAAGTCCTCCGCCTGATACTCGGCGAACTGGCCGTCATCGGCCTCGTCGCCGGAGCGCTGGGCTCCCTCCTCGCCTACGCCCTGGGCGCCCTGCTCGGCCTGCGGCACTCCGCGGCGGAGGCCGCCCTGGTCCTCCCGGTCGCCCTCCTCCTCGCCCTGGCCGCGGGCCTGCTGCCGGCCTGGCGCGCCACCCGCCTCGGCCCGCTGGACGCCGTCACAGCCCCCGTCACCGCCACCCGCCGGGCCACCGCCGTCCGCTCCGTCCCGGGCCTGGCACTGCGGAACCTGCTCCGCGTCCGCGGCCGGACCCTGCTCGGCGCGGCCGGCCTGGCCCTCGGCGTGGCCGCCTTCACCGTCCTGCTCTCCCTCACCCTCGCCTTCCGCGGCGAGGTGGCCGGCTCCCTCCTCGGAGACGCCGTCATCGCTCGCGCCCGTGCCGCCGACTACCTGAGCGTCGCCCTGTCCCTGCTGCTCGGCGCGGCCGGAGCGGTCGACGTCCTGGTCCTGTCCCAGCGCGAACGGGCCGCCGACCTCGCCGTCCTGCGCGCCACCGGCTGGACCAACCGCGAACTCGCCCGCCTGTCCCTGTACGAAGGCCTGGGCCTGGCCCTCCTGGGCGGCCTCACCGGGGCCGCCGCGGGCCTGGCGACCGTGGTGACCCTGGGACAGGGCGTCCTCTCCGGCCACCTCGCCGGGGTGGCCGCCGCCACCCTGCTGGCCATCGCCGCCGCCGTGCTCCTGGTCTGCGGCGCGCTGACCATCCCGATCAGGTCCCAGTCACGGATCGCTCCGGCGCGGGTGCTGGCGGTGGACTGA
- a CDS encoding alpha/beta hydrolase yields the protein MSQLLTLEVPDNARSVRLRTERGVFAALDVGPDGRTTGGRTTGGHAPVRATALLVPGFMGSKEDFLPMLPVLSSGGVRVLAIDGRGQHETGAASPDPSYTRDDLASDLIAIAQHLNAGPVHLLGHSYGGILARAAVLATHADPSLWASVTFMNFGPASVSARQRERLQLLLSVIDSMTLADMWPYVRNEDTAAPEDVELFMERRWLRNSPEHLAAAAEQMLAEEDETPRLARLSIPKSVISGTPDETWPPEGVERMARALGAGFVRIENGGHSPNVHKPRQTASALLDFWLSSQEVVAA from the coding sequence ATGAGTCAACTGCTGACCCTGGAGGTCCCGGACAACGCGCGTTCGGTACGCCTGCGCACGGAGCGGGGGGTCTTCGCGGCCCTGGACGTCGGACCGGACGGACGCACCACGGGCGGACGCACCACGGGCGGACACGCCCCCGTCCGGGCCACGGCCCTGCTGGTTCCCGGCTTCATGGGCAGCAAGGAGGACTTCCTGCCGATGCTGCCCGTCCTGAGCAGCGGGGGCGTCCGCGTCCTGGCCATCGACGGCCGGGGCCAGCACGAGACGGGCGCGGCGTCACCGGATCCCTCGTACACCCGCGACGACCTCGCGAGCGACCTCATCGCCATCGCCCAGCATCTGAACGCCGGCCCCGTCCATCTCCTGGGTCACTCGTACGGGGGAATCCTCGCGCGCGCAGCCGTGCTCGCCACCCACGCGGATCCCTCCCTCTGGGCCTCGGTCACCTTCATGAACTTCGGCCCCGCCAGTGTCTCCGCCCGGCAGAGGGAACGCCTGCAACTACTGCTCTCCGTCATCGACTCGATGACTCTCGCCGACATGTGGCCGTACGTCCGCAACGAGGACACCGCGGCCCCCGAAGACGTAGAACTCTTCATGGAACGACGCTGGTTGCGGAACAGTCCCGAGCATCTCGCCGCAGCGGCAGAGCAGATGCTGGCGGAGGAGGACGAAACCCCGCGACTGGCCCGGCTGTCCATCCCGAAGTCCGTGATCTCGGGAACTCCGGACGAGACCTGGCCCCCCGAGGGCGTCGAACGAATGGCCCGCGCGCTGGGAGCCGGTTTCGTCAGGATCGAGAACGGTGGCCATTCCCCCAACGTCCACAAACCCCGGCAGACAGCCTCTGCCCTGCTGGACTTCTGGCTGTCCTCGCAGGAGGTGGTGGCGGCCTGA